A window of Patescibacteria group bacterium contains these coding sequences:
- a CDS encoding adenylyltransferase/cytidyltransferase family protein, giving the protein MLKFFFKYLIKDKIRLTTFNKLVILKLLKHSLKKSEMPESYLYEYNAKTIQKTLDFMHKKQDTIDSMWLQRGLICENKNFKDTSKIANGSTTTLKQTNGKNYLTDEDLSFIEKNDPEKAKIIRETHLQMEDFYKKALCNKNLIYHPEELAKIGQILNQGLAFKKDFTFHRGEINNSLKLYFNRIGEFKKIDKTGIFVFDEKIDLLVKGSEFIFNLKTAKAIEKKTGGKFYALNPFAKKYIAPNVIRVLNTGVYDLPHLGHASKIKNLKQAIAKNGKLIIGLTSNKNVRGIKNKQVVFLAKDRKTMLESLKYPDKIILEPGNSKIFKEFYNYAQLPFYTKTIYNFKSIFNRTNN; this is encoded by the coding sequence ATGCTAAAATTTTTCTTCAAATATTTAATTAAAGATAAAATCAGACTAACAACTTTCAACAAATTAGTTATTTTAAAATTGTTAAAACATTCCCTCAAAAAATCAGAAATGCCAGAATCATATCTCTATGAATATAATGCCAAAACAATTCAAAAGACACTTGACTTCATGCACAAAAAACAAGATACAATTGATTCAATGTGGTTGCAAAGAGGCTTAATCTGCGAAAATAAAAATTTTAAAGACACATCAAAAATCGCCAATGGTTCAACAACCACACTCAAACAAACTAATGGCAAAAATTATTTAACTGATGAAGATTTGAGTTTTATCGAAAAAAATGATCCAGAAAAAGCAAAGATAATTAGAGAAACACACCTGCAAATGGAGGATTTCTATAAAAAAGCACTGTGCAATAAAAACTTGATTTATCATCCTGAAGAATTAGCAAAAATAGGCCAAATCTTAAATCAAGGCTTAGCTTTTAAAAAAGATTTTACTTTTCATCGTGGAGAAATTAATAATTCCTTAAAATTATATTTCAATCGAATAGGGGAGTTCAAAAAAATAGATAAAACTGGAATTTTTGTTTTTGATGAAAAAATTGATTTATTAGTAAAAGGTTCGGAATTTATTTTTAATTTAAAAACTGCCAAAGCAATCGAGAAAAAAACTGGAGGAAAATTTTATGCTTTAAATCCTTTTGCCAAAAAATATATTGCTCCAAATGTTATCAGAGTTTTAAATACTGGAGTTTATGATTTGCCACATCTTGGCCATGCTTCAAAAATAAAGAATCTAAAACAAGCAATTGCAAAAAATGGCAAATTAATCATTGGTTTAACCAGCAATAAAAATGTCCGAGGCATAAAAAACAAACAAGTTGTATTTTTAGCAAAAGACCGTAAAACAATGCTTGAATCATTAAAATATCCAGATAAGATAATTCTTGAACCAGGCAATAGCAAAATCTTCAAAGAATTCTATAATTACGCTCAATTACCTTTTTATACAAAAACAATTTATAATTTTAAATCCATATTTAACAGAACGAACAATTGA
- a CDS encoding CDP-alcohol phosphatidyltransferase family protein — MPTLTELKRICRKKNYHNYWSKIFSRHISIYFTWFFCHTPITPNQLTFIQIILAWLAGLSLIIWQWNGIIAWIILMQLSFIFDLVDGEVARYKKKSSLFGVILDSFGHVLINPAVYWSLAIFVYYQTFDVWIIYLTIILSIFLISPSKHALMRGILFLTTKKDNPIYNYENLSKQFKQEYLPPKQRNSSLKQVEKILKTISEFPNDMNIFCILLILTLIFHNTLFTTIGLVFFSGLIIIKEFYFLYQIKKKNLIEKEYLKIYQK; from the coding sequence ATGCCCACATTAACAGAATTAAAAAGAATCTGCCGTAAAAAAAATTACCATAACTATTGGTCAAAGATTTTTTCTCGCCATATTTCCATTTATTTCACTTGGTTTTTTTGTCATACACCAATTACTCCAAATCAATTAACTTTTATTCAAATAATTTTAGCTTGGCTAGCAGGATTATCATTAATTATCTGGCAATGGAACGGAATTATCGCCTGGATAATTTTAATGCAATTATCATTTATCTTTGATCTAGTTGATGGAGAAGTTGCGAGATATAAGAAAAAATCATCTTTATTTGGTGTAATCTTAGATTCATTTGGCCATGTCTTAATTAATCCAGCAGTATATTGGAGTCTTGCAATTTTTGTCTATTATCAAACATTTGATGTCTGGATAATCTACTTAACAATTATTTTATCAATCTTTTTAATTTCTCCATCAAAACACGCTTTAATGCGCGGAATTTTATTTTTAACAACCAAAAAAGACAATCCAATCTATAATTACGAAAATCTAAGCAAGCAGTTTAAACAAGAATATCTTCCTCCAAAACAAAGGAATAGCTCTCTAAAACAAGTTGAAAAAATATTGAAAACAATCTCCGAATTTCCAAATGACATGAATATTTTCTGCATTTTATTAATCTTAACTCTAATTTTTCATAATACATTATTCACAACAATTGGCTTGGTTTTCTTTTCTGGATTAATAATCATAAAAGAATTTTACTTTTTATATCAAATCAAAAAGAAGAATTTAATTGAAAAAGAATACCTCAAGATTTATCAAAAATAA
- a CDS encoding alkaline phosphatase family protein has protein sequence MKKALIVGLDGGTFRAIKKYSDQGLLPTFKHILEKGSHGILKSTIPFLTVPAWPSFYTGVNPGKHGIFHFLSTHKFNIEDRKIHTFSDVKVKSLWKILSENGKRCLVWNVPMTYPPESINGKLVGGLLSLSTQRYAEPLSFEQELRKQNYVIDSMELNLRHKGGEERFDAMVSVDKARYEIWKKYYTSEKWDFSMIVFRCSDICGHDFWHEEDKVIRTYKTLDDLMGKILKLMDNETGLFVMSDHGFNDYDQTFNIMAWLNQNGYMQYKKSEINDVVAKGWRQVHEKQGNTSLLRRFFHLIKFDRQKLFKNKFIDKFRNIVPRSIKNIIRENIPQSTKTIDWKNTTAYAQLGAKSTWGVNINLIGRENNGTVSKEEYKKLRSEIIEKLKLVTDPNGDKVFTEVMSCEEQYHGNYVAEAPDIIFKVNGEKRLAVARFDDKLFVETTSHTNSYHDQDGIFMSLGPNILAGKEIKPISILDITPTVLNYMGLQVPEYMDGKPASEIYKDFVNIPVNVVKNVMTNSL, from the coding sequence ATGAAAAAAGCGTTAATCGTGGGTTTAGATGGCGGAACTTTTAGAGCTATAAAAAAATATAGTGATCAAGGTTTATTGCCAACATTCAAACATATTTTAGAAAAAGGAAGTCATGGAATTTTGAAAAGTACAATTCCTTTTTTGACTGTGCCAGCTTGGCCTTCTTTTTATACTGGCGTGAATCCTGGCAAACATGGAATCTTTCATTTTTTATCAACGCATAAATTCAATATTGAAGATCGAAAAATTCATACTTTTTCTGATGTAAAAGTTAAATCATTATGGAAAATATTGTCAGAAAATGGCAAGAGATGCTTGGTTTGGAATGTGCCAATGACTTATCCTCCAGAAAGCATTAATGGCAAATTAGTTGGCGGACTATTATCTTTGTCAACTCAGAGATATGCTGAACCATTGTCTTTTGAACAAGAGCTTCGAAAACAAAATTATGTTATTGATTCAATGGAATTAAATTTACGACATAAAGGCGGAGAAGAAAGATTTGATGCAATGGTTTCAGTTGATAAAGCAAGATATGAAATTTGGAAAAAATATTATACTTCTGAAAAATGGGATTTTTCTATGATTGTGTTTCGTTGTTCAGATATTTGTGGGCATGATTTTTGGCATGAAGAAGACAAGGTTATTAGGACTTATAAAACTCTTGATGATTTGATGGGCAAGATTTTGAAATTAATGGATAATGAAACTGGATTATTTGTTATGTCTGATCATGGCTTTAATGATTATGATCAAACATTTAATATCATGGCTTGGTTGAATCAGAATGGTTATATGCAATACAAAAAATCAGAAATTAATGATGTTGTTGCAAAAGGCTGGAGACAAGTTCATGAAAAACAAGGCAATACTTCCCTACTTCGCAGATTTTTTCACTTAATTAAATTTGATAGACAGAAATTATTTAAAAATAAGTTTATTGATAAATTTAGGAATATTGTTCCAAGATCAATTAAAAATATTATAAGAGAAAATATTCCGCAATCAACAAAGACGATTGATTGGAAAAATACAACTGCTTATGCTCAATTAGGCGCAAAATCAACTTGGGGCGTAAATATTAATTTGATAGGTCGAGAGAATAATGGAACTGTCAGTAAAGAAGAATATAAAAAATTAAGATCAGAAATTATTGAAAAATTAAAGTTGGTTACTGATCCAAATGGCGATAAAGTTTTTACAGAAGTAATGTCATGTGAAGAGCAATATCATGGAAATTATGTTGCTGAAGCGCCAGACATTATTTTTAAAGTTAATGGTGAAAAAAGATTGGCTGTTGCAAGATTTGATGATAAACTTTTTGTGGAAACGACATCGCATACAAATTCATATCATGATCAAGATGGAATATTTATGTCTTTAGGTCCAAATATCTTGGCTGGCAAGGAAATTAAACCAATCAGTATTTTGGATATTACGCCAACTGTTTTGAATTATATGGGGTTGCAAGTACCGGAATACATGGATGGGAAGCCGGCAAGTGAAATTTATAAGGATTTTGTAAATATTCCAGTTAATGTTGTTAAAAATGTGATGACTAACAGTCTATAA
- a CDS encoding glycosyltransferase family 4 protein: MKVLFITRKYPPQIGGMEKYSKGLIENIDCQKRLIALKRSQWHLVWFIPYSIIKGFFMSRDCDLIYFCDSFMAMAGSILKFLTKKPVLITAHGLDVTYSNPLYQFVIVRQLKHLDKVICVSNSTIDECVKRNVPKEKCLFIPNGVDFYKNDVLSSLHKSRLSYLKVKSSYKKYLFKYCKKQMKKRKVLITVGRLIKRKGVAWFVKNVMPNLDESIDYLIVGSGNDASRIKSIISKQKLENRVFLLGRLSEIELKRVCYASDVFVMPNIKIKNDLEGFGIVAIEASNWGLPVLASDIEGIKDAIKNKKNGVLVESLNSKSFIKNINKFLNDPDYARLFARNSFEYNSKQYSWDRICGKYLSLFENIIRIYK, translated from the coding sequence ATGAAAGTATTATTTATAACTAGAAAATATCCACCGCAAATTGGTGGAATGGAAAAATATAGCAAGGGTTTGATTGAGAATATTGATTGTCAAAAAAGATTGATTGCTTTAAAAAGATCGCAATGGCATTTAGTTTGGTTTATTCCCTATTCTATAATCAAAGGTTTTTTTATGTCGCGCGATTGCGATTTGATTTATTTCTGCGATTCTTTTATGGCAATGGCAGGTTCTATTTTGAAATTTTTAACAAAGAAACCTGTTTTGATAACTGCTCATGGATTGGATGTGACTTATTCAAATCCTTTGTATCAATTTGTTATTGTCAGACAATTAAAACATTTGGATAAAGTTATTTGTGTTTCAAATTCAACAATTGATGAATGTGTGAAAAGAAATGTTCCAAAAGAAAAGTGCTTGTTTATTCCAAATGGCGTTGATTTTTATAAAAATGATGTTTTGAGTTCTTTGCATAAATCTAGATTGTCTTATTTAAAAGTTAAATCAAGTTATAAAAAATATCTGTTTAAATATTGTAAAAAGCAGATGAAAAAAAGAAAAGTTTTGATAACTGTCGGAAGATTAATAAAGAGAAAAGGCGTGGCTTGGTTTGTGAAAAATGTAATGCCAAATTTAGATGAAAGTATTGATTATCTTATCGTTGGATCTGGAAATGATGCTTCAAGAATCAAAAGTATTATTTCAAAACAGAAATTGGAAAATAGAGTTTTTTTATTAGGCAGACTTTCTGAAATAGAATTAAAAAGAGTTTGTTATGCATCTGATGTCTTTGTAATGCCAAATATAAAAATTAAGAATGATTTGGAAGGTTTTGGAATTGTGGCAATTGAAGCTTCAAATTGGGGTTTACCTGTTTTGGCTTCTGATATTGAAGGCATCAAAGATGCAATTAAAAATAAAAAAAATGGTGTTTTAGTTGAATCTCTGAATTCGAAATCATTCATAAAGAACATAAATAAATTTTTGAATGATCCAGATTATGCGAGATTGTTTGCCAGAAATTCATTTGAATATAATTCTAAACAATATAGTTGGGATAGAATTTGTGGAAAGTATTTGTCTTTGTTTGAAAATATAATACGAATATACAAATAA
- a CDS encoding glycosyltransferase family 2 protein, translating to MKLIITIPAFNEEANIAEVIREIPRQIFGIKKVEVLVLDDGSIDNTASIAKEAGADYVISHKKNKGLAITFKDAVTAALWFGADIIVNTDADNHYDQTRIPDLIAPILKNKADIVIANRCVRDLDFMPKFNKYGNMFGNYIVYKVVDLPRKYDVSSGFRAYTKEAAMKINILSKHTYTHESVIQALDHDMLIAEVPIRARKVNRKSRLIKSIPSHIVKSLMVITRTFTIYKPLRVMSIMGSILFGAGLLFVIRFLYYYLIGNGTGHIQSLILAGALMMIGFQVLVIGLLGSAIGWNRKLLEEILYKIKRMEFRK from the coding sequence ATGAAATTAATTATTACAATACCGGCATTTAACGAAGAAGCGAATATTGCTGAAGTGATTAGAGAAATTCCTAGGCAGATTTTTGGTATTAAAAAAGTAGAAGTGCTAGTTTTGGATGATGGGTCAATTGATAATACAGCAAGCATCGCAAAAGAAGCTGGCGCTGATTATGTTATTTCACATAAAAAAAATAAAGGATTGGCAATTACTTTCAAAGATGCGGTAACTGCTGCATTATGGTTTGGGGCTGATATTATTGTAAATACTGATGCTGATAATCACTATGATCAGACAAGAATTCCTGATTTGATTGCTCCAATTTTGAAAAATAAGGCTGACATTGTGATTGCAAATAGATGTGTGCGAGATTTGGATTTTATGCCGAAATTCAATAAATATGGAAACATGTTTGGAAATTATATTGTATATAAAGTTGTTGATTTGCCAAGAAAATATGATGTTTCTTCTGGATTTCGAGCTTATACAAAAGAAGCGGCAATGAAAATAAATATTTTATCAAAACATACTTATACTCATGAATCAGTAATTCAAGCTCTTGATCATGATATGTTGATTGCTGAAGTTCCAATTCGTGCAAGGAAAGTGAATAGAAAATCAAGATTGATCAAAAGCATTCCGTCTCACATTGTAAAATCTTTGATGGTTATAACAAGAACTTTTACGATTTATAAACCATTGCGAGTAATGAGTATAATGGGCTCTATTCTATTTGGTGCTGGCTTATTATTTGTTATTAGGTTTTTATATTATTATCTTATTGGCAATGGAACTGGCCATATTCAATCTTTGATTTTGGCTGGTGCTTTGATGATGATTGGTTTTCAAGTGTTAGTGATTGGGCTGTTAGGATCTGCAATTGGATGGAATAGAAAATTATTGGAGGAAATATTGTATAAAATAAAAAGGATGGAATTTCGGAAATAG